From Bordetella flabilis, the proteins below share one genomic window:
- the mgtE gene encoding magnesium transporter, with product MTESATAQKPATTPRRLDPEDAQHALAEVQELLRRQELVASLVHRQEEGDNRADLVEQLVQRQHEAELKALVDGLHPSDIAFILESLPKDERQAVWRLVSAEHDADVLLEVEDWVRESLIEAMDRQDLVAATEGMDADELADLAPDLPADVVAEVQKGLTDEERAQLLEAMGYPEDSVGAIMDFEMVRVREDVSLEVVLRYLRRLHELPDHTDQIFVVDRQDRLQGTLPLSTLLVSEPETVVRDVMTTDYLTLAALDSDADAAGAFERYDLVSAPVVDDQGRLIGRVTIADVVDVIREDSQEQALSRAGLQEEDIFGPVGMALRNRAPWLLFNLCTAATASFVASRFEGTVSHIVILAFLMSIVAGIGGNSGNQTMTMIIRALAVGRITGRNLWQLVKRELLVTLLVGLCGSLVAALFAWGISSSISIALVMMASMICNMLVGASVGVLVPMLRDRFGKDPAIGSSVLLTFATDSLGFFIFLGLATIFLL from the coding sequence ATGACCGAGTCCGCCACCGCGCAAAAACCGGCCACGACACCGCGCCGCCTCGACCCCGAAGACGCCCAGCACGCACTCGCCGAGGTGCAGGAGTTGTTGCGCCGCCAGGAACTGGTCGCCAGCCTGGTTCACCGCCAGGAAGAAGGCGACAACCGCGCCGACCTGGTGGAGCAACTGGTACAGCGCCAGCACGAAGCCGAACTCAAGGCGCTGGTGGATGGCCTGCATCCCTCGGACATCGCCTTCATCCTGGAGTCGCTGCCCAAGGACGAACGTCAGGCCGTGTGGCGACTGGTCAGCGCCGAACATGACGCGGACGTATTGCTGGAGGTCGAGGACTGGGTTCGCGAGTCGCTGATCGAGGCGATGGACCGCCAGGACCTGGTCGCCGCCACGGAAGGCATGGACGCCGACGAACTGGCGGACCTGGCGCCCGACCTGCCGGCCGACGTGGTGGCGGAAGTCCAGAAGGGGCTGACCGACGAGGAACGCGCCCAGTTGCTCGAAGCCATGGGCTACCCCGAGGACAGCGTCGGGGCGATCATGGATTTCGAGATGGTCCGCGTGCGCGAGGACGTCTCCCTTGAGGTGGTGCTGCGCTACCTGCGCCGCCTGCACGAACTGCCCGACCATACCGACCAGATCTTCGTGGTGGACCGGCAGGACCGCCTGCAGGGCACCCTGCCCTTGTCGACATTGCTGGTCAGCGAACCGGAAACCGTGGTGCGCGACGTCATGACCACGGACTACCTGACCTTGGCGGCACTCGACTCCGACGCCGATGCGGCGGGCGCGTTCGAGCGTTACGACCTGGTATCCGCGCCGGTGGTGGACGATCAGGGCCGCCTTATCGGCCGCGTGACGATCGCCGACGTGGTGGACGTCATCCGCGAGGACTCGCAGGAACAGGCGCTGTCGCGCGCCGGCCTGCAGGAAGAAGACATCTTTGGCCCCGTGGGCATGGCCTTGCGCAACCGCGCGCCCTGGCTGTTGTTCAACCTGTGCACGGCGGCGACGGCATCCTTTGTCGCTTCACGTTTCGAAGGAACAGTCAGCCACATCGTCATCCTTGCGTTCCTGATGTCCATCGTGGCCGGGATCGGCGGCAATTCGGGCAACCAGACCATGACGATGATCATCCGCGCGCTGGCCGTCGGCCGCATCACGGGACGCAATCTCTGGCAACTGGTCAAGCGCGAATTGCTGGTCACGCTGCTCGTGGGGCTGTGCGGGAGCCTGGTGGCCGCGCTATTCGCCTGGGGAATTTCCAGTTCCATTTCGATTGCGCTGGTCATGATGGCGTCGATGATCTGCAACATGCTGGTCGGCGCCTCGGTGGGCGTACTGGTCCCTATGCTGCGAGACCGGTTCGGCAAGGATCCCGCCATCGGCTCGTCGGTCCTTCTGACCTTCGCGACCGATTCGCTGGGTTTTTTTATCTTCCTCGGGCTGGCCACCATCTTCCTGCTATAA
- a CDS encoding acyl-CoA thioesterase, translating into MNASKNPHFVSLPANREAVLRVMPLPADANVHGDVFGGWIMSQVDIAGSVAAARRAAGRVATVAVNSFVFKQPVFVGDLLSFYADIVKTGTTSVTVEVEVYAQRQRLDAEIVKVTEATLVYVATDDARRSRPLPAL; encoded by the coding sequence ATGAATGCCAGCAAGAATCCGCATTTCGTCTCATTGCCCGCGAATCGCGAAGCGGTCCTGCGCGTCATGCCTTTGCCCGCCGATGCCAACGTCCATGGCGACGTCTTCGGTGGATGGATCATGTCCCAGGTGGACATTGCCGGTTCCGTCGCGGCCGCGCGCCGCGCGGCGGGCCGTGTCGCCACCGTGGCGGTCAATTCCTTCGTCTTCAAGCAGCCGGTTTTCGTCGGCGATCTGCTGAGCTTCTACGCCGATATCGTCAAGACGGGCACCACTTCCGTCACCGTGGAAGTGGAGGTCTATGCCCAGCGCCAGCGGCTGGACGCCGAAATCGTGAAGGTCACGGAAGCCACCCTGGTCTACGTGGCCACCGACGACGCCCGCCGCAGCCGGCCCTTGCCCGCGCTATGA
- a CDS encoding YeiH family protein, whose amino-acid sequence MSSTTTLPLAATPWRDKLNGVLFVGLLAAAVIQLANLPFLRGLGFSPLVIGIVCGMLYGNFLRGTMPQDWSSGVNFTARRLLRIAVAFYGLNISIQQIAAVGLPGLAVSVSVVLSTLAIGTVVGQRLLGLDRDTAMLTAAGSAICGAAAVLAFEPTLRAQPHKSAVAVATVVLFGTLSMFLYPVLYHAGWLHFGTEDLGLYIGGTIHEVAQVVGAASNVDPATTEVATIVKMTRVALLVPVLLVLGIWLRGAARAKDPAAAGAGHKAPAKLPIPWFAVGFLALAVVNSLQVLPADVVTQLRQLDVFALTMAMTALGIETRFAQIRKAGPRVMALGFVLYLWLIFGGYGLVKLFG is encoded by the coding sequence ATGTCTTCGACCACTACCCTCCCCCTCGCCGCGACGCCGTGGCGCGACAAGCTGAACGGTGTGCTTTTCGTCGGCCTGCTTGCGGCTGCCGTCATCCAGTTGGCCAATCTGCCCTTCCTGCGCGGACTGGGATTTTCGCCCCTGGTCATCGGTATCGTATGCGGCATGCTGTACGGCAATTTCCTGCGCGGCACCATGCCGCAGGACTGGAGCAGCGGAGTCAACTTCACCGCGCGCCGGCTGCTGCGCATCGCCGTGGCTTTTTATGGGCTGAACATCAGCATCCAGCAAATCGCCGCCGTCGGCTTGCCGGGGCTGGCCGTGTCGGTATCCGTAGTGCTAAGCACGCTGGCCATCGGTACCGTGGTGGGCCAGCGCCTGCTGGGACTGGACCGCGACACCGCCATGCTGACCGCCGCCGGCAGCGCCATCTGCGGCGCCGCCGCCGTGCTGGCATTCGAGCCGACCTTGCGGGCCCAGCCCCACAAGAGCGCGGTCGCCGTCGCGACGGTGGTGCTGTTCGGCACCCTGTCGATGTTCCTGTATCCGGTCCTCTACCATGCGGGCTGGCTGCATTTCGGCACCGAAGACCTGGGCCTTTATATTGGCGGCACCATCCACGAAGTCGCCCAGGTGGTGGGCGCGGCCAGCAACGTGGACCCGGCCACGACGGAGGTGGCGACCATCGTCAAGATGACGCGCGTTGCGTTGCTCGTCCCGGTGCTGCTGGTCCTGGGAATATGGTTGCGGGGCGCCGCGCGGGCCAAGGACCCGGCGGCCGCGGGAGCGGGACACAAAGCCCCGGCGAAGCTGCCCATTCCCTGGTTCGCGGTGGGATTCCTTGCGCTGGCCGTCGTGAATTCACTCCAGGTGCTGCCGGCCGACGTGGTCACACAGCTACGTCAGCTGGACGTGTTTGCCCTGACGATGGCCATGACCGCACTGGGCATCGAGACCCGCTTCGCGCAGATACGCAAGGCCGGCCCGCGCGTCATGGCGCTCGGTTTCGTGCTGTACCTGTGGCTGATTTTCGGCGGCTATGGCCTGGTGAAGCTGTTCGGCTGA
- a CDS encoding LysR family transcriptional regulator, producing MTPEQLLTFAHVAEAGNISRAAELLHLSQPAVSGQLRALQEWFGEPLYRRSGHGIVLTSAGERLVEHARHLRQAYAQARAVRDAWRGIESGSLRLGASTTPASYVLPALVAAFRRRYPAVALRLSDGNTSEIVLRLPQLDMAFIEGDIPAGLPADTAVHAWLSDEVVAVVPADHPLCKRSSVTLSDISAYSLVMREQGSGVRWLVERAFHAEGLASDVALELAGVEGVKQAVRAGLGVGFVSAMSMRHEDGTLAALRVGRDGLTRTLSILLPHASAPARAAALFMEICQRYGSDKAEGVPALP from the coding sequence ATGACGCCAGAGCAACTGCTTACCTTTGCGCATGTCGCCGAAGCCGGCAATATCAGCCGCGCCGCGGAACTGCTGCATTTGTCGCAGCCGGCGGTGTCCGGCCAATTGCGCGCGCTGCAGGAATGGTTCGGCGAACCGCTGTATCGCCGCAGTGGACACGGCATCGTGCTGACTTCCGCCGGCGAACGCCTGGTGGAGCACGCGCGCCACTTGCGCCAGGCCTATGCGCAGGCGCGCGCCGTTCGCGACGCATGGCGCGGCATCGAATCGGGTTCGCTAAGGCTGGGGGCCAGCACCACGCCGGCCAGCTATGTGCTTCCGGCCCTGGTGGCGGCATTCCGGCGCCGGTATCCGGCGGTGGCCCTGCGCCTGTCCGACGGCAACACCAGCGAAATCGTGTTGCGCCTGCCGCAGCTCGATATGGCCTTCATCGAAGGCGATATTCCCGCGGGCCTGCCGGCCGACACCGCGGTCCACGCCTGGCTGAGCGACGAAGTCGTGGCGGTGGTCCCCGCGGACCATCCCTTGTGCAAGCGCTCCAGCGTCACCCTGAGCGATATTTCCGCTTATTCGCTGGTGATGCGCGAGCAAGGTTCCGGGGTTCGGTGGCTGGTCGAGCGCGCCTTCCATGCCGAAGGCTTGGCTTCCGATGTCGCCCTGGAGCTGGCCGGCGTCGAAGGCGTCAAGCAGGCGGTACGCGCGGGGCTGGGGGTGGGTTTTGTGTCCGCGATGTCAATGCGCCATGAAGACGGCACGCTGGCGGCGCTGCGGGTGGGACGGGACGGCTTGACCCGTACGCTCAGCATCCTGCTGCCCCATGCGAGCGCGCCGGCGCGCGCCGCGGCGCTGTTCATGGAAATCTGCCAGCGTTACGGCAGCGACAAGGCCGAAGGCGTGCCCGCGTTGCCCTGA
- a CDS encoding M20 aminoacylase family protein, whose protein sequence is MKLLEPIIAWQQDLTAIRRDIHANPELCFEEFRTADVVANKLQEWGIDIHRGLGGTGVVGIIRGKGTGTRGVGLRADMDALPMQEANTFAHASRNAGKMHACGHDGHTTMLLGAARYLAQHRDFDGIVYVIFQPAEEHGGGAKRMMDDGLFDRFPMEAVFGMHNWPGMAQGTFGLTYGPIMASSNDFCITITGKGAHAGMPHLGIDPVMTAVQLAQSLQTIITRNRNPLDAAVLSITQIHAGSADNVVPTQAVMRGTVRTFTTETLDLIERRMHDVSLHTCAALGCEVDFDFQRHYPPTVNHAREAAFCAEVIRGLVGPAQLDDHVQPSMGAEDFAFMLEQKAGCYVWIGNGRGDHRDAGHGMGPCMLHNGSYDFNDELLPLGATYWVQLALGWLSAERDADQGNAGTPSALSLP, encoded by the coding sequence ATGAAACTGCTTGAACCCATCATCGCCTGGCAACAGGATCTCACCGCCATCCGGCGCGACATCCACGCCAATCCCGAACTATGCTTCGAAGAATTCCGCACGGCCGACGTGGTGGCGAACAAGCTGCAGGAATGGGGCATCGACATACATCGCGGGCTGGGCGGAACGGGCGTGGTGGGAATCATCCGCGGCAAGGGTACCGGCACGCGCGGTGTAGGTTTGCGGGCCGACATGGACGCCCTGCCTATGCAGGAAGCCAATACCTTCGCCCATGCGAGCCGCAACGCCGGCAAGATGCACGCCTGCGGGCACGACGGCCATACCACGATGCTGCTGGGCGCGGCCCGCTACCTGGCCCAGCACCGGGATTTCGATGGCATCGTCTATGTAATCTTCCAGCCCGCCGAGGAACATGGCGGCGGCGCCAAGCGGATGATGGACGATGGCCTGTTCGATAGATTCCCCATGGAGGCGGTTTTCGGCATGCACAACTGGCCGGGCATGGCGCAGGGCACCTTCGGACTGACGTATGGGCCCATCATGGCGTCCAGCAACGATTTCTGTATCACCATCACGGGCAAGGGTGCGCACGCCGGCATGCCCCACCTGGGTATCGATCCAGTGATGACGGCGGTCCAGCTGGCGCAATCGCTGCAGACGATCATCACGCGCAACCGAAATCCGCTGGACGCGGCCGTATTGAGCATCACCCAGATCCATGCCGGCAGCGCCGACAACGTCGTGCCCACGCAAGCCGTCATGCGGGGCACCGTGCGCACCTTCACCACGGAGACGCTGGACCTGATCGAACGGCGCATGCACGATGTCTCTCTTCACACCTGCGCCGCGCTGGGATGCGAGGTGGATTTCGATTTCCAGCGCCACTATCCGCCTACCGTCAACCACGCCCGGGAAGCCGCATTCTGCGCCGAGGTCATCCGCGGACTGGTCGGCCCCGCCCAATTGGACGACCATGTGCAGCCCTCGATGGGCGCCGAGGACTTCGCCTTCATGCTGGAGCAAAAAGCGGGCTGCTATGTATGGATAGGCAATGGCCGAGGCGATCACCGCGATGCCGGCCATGGCATGGGCCCGTGCATGCTGCATAACGGCAGCTACGACTTCAACGACGAGCTCCTGCCGCTGGGGGCGACGTATTGGGTACAGTTGGCCCTGGGCTGGCTGAGTGCCGAACGGGACGCGGATCAGGGCAACGCGGGCACGCCTTCGGCCTTGTCGCTGCCGTAA
- a CDS encoding AMP-binding protein: MHRPWLAEYPAGVPAEVSVDGYVSLVDLLDRACERYASRIACTAMGTDITYETLDRHARHFAAWLQSLGLERGSRVALMLPNVPAYLACMLGTLRAGHVLVNVNPLYKAAELERQLSDSGARVVVVLENFAHTLQAVPGRARPAHVVVTAVGDLLGGMKQPVVNMVARHVKKVVPAWHIDGALRLARVLAMGARRRFDAPILSMDDLAALQYTGGTTGTPKGAMLTHRNLAVNVLQTEAVAWPALHDVVGQLTIISALPLYHVFAMTVCGLYGMHAGMRNLLILNPRDQPSLVKAWRGVPVHIFPGVNTLFNALANHPGFAALDFSALRLTFGGGMAVQGAVADRWRTLTGRPIIEGYGLSETAPVATVNPTNTLAFSGTIGLPVPSTDVAILDDAGNPVPEGERGEVCIKGPQVMRGYWQRPDETRQVMTADGYFRTGDIGTMDARGYIRIVDRKKDMITVSGFKVYPNEVEDVIAAHPGVLEVAAIGIGDERSGEVVKAFVVPRDPGLAEADVVAWCREKLTGYKCPRTVEFRTELPKSNVGKILRRELRDAAPHPADRESATP; the protein is encoded by the coding sequence ATGCACCGCCCCTGGCTGGCCGAGTATCCGGCGGGTGTACCCGCGGAGGTATCGGTCGATGGCTATGTATCACTGGTGGATCTGCTGGACCGGGCCTGCGAGCGATATGCCAGTCGCATCGCCTGCACGGCCATGGGTACCGACATCACCTACGAGACGCTGGACCGTCATGCGCGGCACTTCGCGGCCTGGCTGCAGTCCCTGGGCCTGGAACGCGGCAGCCGTGTCGCCTTGATGCTGCCCAACGTTCCGGCTTACCTGGCCTGCATGCTGGGAACACTGCGGGCGGGCCATGTCCTGGTCAACGTGAACCCGCTGTACAAGGCCGCGGAACTGGAGCGGCAGTTGTCGGACAGCGGCGCGCGCGTCGTCGTGGTGCTGGAGAACTTCGCGCATACCCTGCAGGCGGTGCCTGGTCGCGCGCGTCCCGCCCATGTCGTGGTGACGGCGGTCGGCGACCTGCTGGGCGGCATGAAGCAGCCGGTCGTGAATATGGTGGCGCGCCATGTCAAGAAGGTGGTGCCGGCCTGGCACATCGACGGTGCGCTCAGGCTTGCGCGGGTGCTCGCCATGGGGGCACGCCGCCGTTTCGATGCCCCGATCCTGTCGATGGACGACCTGGCCGCGCTGCAGTACACGGGCGGCACGACCGGTACGCCCAAGGGCGCCATGCTCACGCACCGCAACCTGGCTGTCAACGTACTGCAGACCGAAGCGGTGGCGTGGCCGGCACTGCATGATGTGGTGGGCCAATTGACCATCATCAGCGCCTTGCCGCTTTATCACGTCTTCGCCATGACGGTCTGCGGCCTTTATGGCATGCACGCCGGGATGCGCAACCTGCTGATCCTCAATCCGCGTGATCAGCCATCGCTCGTCAAGGCGTGGCGCGGCGTGCCCGTGCATATCTTCCCGGGCGTCAATACCCTGTTCAATGCCCTGGCCAACCATCCCGGTTTCGCCGCGCTCGACTTTTCCGCCCTGCGCCTTACCTTCGGTGGCGGCATGGCGGTGCAAGGGGCCGTCGCGGACCGGTGGCGCACGCTCACGGGTCGGCCGATTATCGAAGGCTATGGCCTGTCCGAAACCGCGCCGGTCGCGACGGTGAACCCGACCAACACGCTGGCTTTTTCCGGCACCATCGGCCTGCCGGTGCCATCGACCGATGTGGCCATCCTGGACGACGCAGGCAACCCCGTGCCCGAAGGCGAGCGCGGGGAGGTATGTATCAAGGGCCCGCAGGTCATGCGCGGGTATTGGCAACGCCCGGACGAAACCCGCCAGGTCATGACCGCTGACGGCTACTTCCGCACTGGCGATATCGGCACCATGGACGCCCGCGGCTATATCCGCATCGTTGACCGCAAAAAGGACATGATTACAGTTTCGGGCTTCAAGGTTTATCCGAACGAGGTGGAGGACGTCATTGCCGCCCACCCGGGCGTCCTCGAGGTCGCCGCCATCGGTATCGGCGACGAGCGGTCGGGGGAAGTCGTCAAGGCTTTCGTCGTGCCGCGGGATCCCGGGCTGGCGGAGGCGGACGTGGTGGCCTGGTGCCGCGAGAAGCTGACCGGGTATAAGTGCCCGCGGACGGTCGAATTCCGGACCGAACTGCCCAAGAGCAATGTCGGGAAGATCCTGCGCCGCGAGTTGCGCGATGCGGCCCCGCACCCGGCAGACCGCGAATCGGCCACGCCCTGA
- a CDS encoding inositol monophosphatase family protein — protein MQPSAQPSARNAPLDLCAALDAAVTAAHAGAAILQSYAHHRADLVIDRKARNDLVSQADREAEAAVIAELRERTPHYGIVAEETGGEVNGAATWYIDPLDGTTNFLHGIPHYAVSIALIAHAGTSVTAGTALAVDTPVVAAVYDPCREELFNAVHGLGAWLNGHRINCSRTQTLDDAVLATGFPFRDFSFAEQYMPMLHDAINLTRGVRRLGAAALDLAWTAAGRYDGYWEMGLAPWDVAAGTLIVREAGGVAEDMYGVDPWPIGGYVVSGNKAVAGALKAMIAPHLRSRTA, from the coding sequence ATGCAACCCTCAGCGCAGCCCTCCGCCCGCAATGCCCCCCTGGATCTATGCGCCGCCCTGGACGCCGCCGTGACGGCCGCGCACGCGGGCGCCGCCATTCTGCAGTCGTACGCGCATCATCGGGCCGACCTGGTCATCGATCGCAAGGCCCGCAACGACCTGGTGTCCCAGGCGGACCGCGAAGCCGAAGCGGCCGTGATTGCCGAACTCCGCGAACGCACGCCCCATTACGGCATCGTGGCGGAAGAGACCGGCGGCGAGGTGAATGGGGCGGCGACGTGGTACATCGATCCCCTGGACGGCACCACGAATTTCCTGCATGGCATTCCGCACTATGCGGTTTCGATCGCACTGATCGCCCACGCGGGTACGAGCGTCACGGCCGGCACGGCGCTCGCCGTGGATACTCCCGTGGTTGCGGCCGTGTACGACCCGTGCCGCGAAGAACTGTTCAATGCGGTACACGGCCTGGGCGCGTGGCTGAACGGCCATCGCATCAATTGCTCGCGCACCCAGACGCTGGACGACGCCGTACTGGCCACCGGGTTCCCGTTCCGCGACTTTTCCTTCGCGGAGCAGTACATGCCCATGCTGCACGATGCCATCAACCTCACGCGCGGCGTGCGCCGCCTGGGCGCGGCCGCGCTGGACCTGGCCTGGACGGCGGCGGGCCGCTACGATGGGTACTGGGAAATGGGCCTGGCTCCCTGGGATGTCGCCGCAGGCACCCTGATCGTGCGGGAAGCCGGCGGTGTCGCCGAAGACATGTACGGCGTGGACCCATGGCCCATCGGGGGCTATGTGGTCTCCGGCAACAAAGCCGTGGCAGGCGCCCTCAAGGCCATGATCGCGCCGCACCTGAGAAGCCGGACCGCGTAG
- the mnmC gene encoding FAD-dependent 5-carboxymethylaminomethyl-2-thiouridine(34) oxidoreductase MnmC — translation MFEPRSVAYQPLKPAAPATDARGVPYSLEYDDVYHPVAGAFAQAHYVFLDGNGLPGRWRGRHQYTVCETGFGLGVNFLTLWRAWREDARRPARLHVVSFEAHPLPVDHLSAMLDRIAPDAAARDLAGQLAARWPPLLPGIHRLEFEAGRVTLTLAFGDAGVMVPALPFAADAFFLDGFAPSRNPAMWTPELLAALANHAVAGATAATWCSAGAVRRGLQDVGFRVDRRPGFAGKTHMTVAVREAGGQVAAPLPPSHVAVVGGGIAGAAIAHALSLRDVAVTVFEKSGSASVHQDHAAAAVTPLVARDDNVRARLSRAGSLRAAARWGELPVHARPWRCGTLQLARDAGRAADAASILAALRFPATWVRGVDAGEASDLAGLSVSRGGLYFAAGMLVRPHALIGELRRSPGVRQVTANISRLAPHAGRWQLYTDTDEVAGEAPVVVLANAVGARAVLRASGLLAPLSRMDQMHALAGEVTALPAHALHGGPRCIIGGEGYLLPAVEGWCVAGSTYAHGAVDSAVTEAGQGVNLAKAAGLLGQVDARALLALAPGSLPGWAGWRAVLPGRLPAIGTLPHAPGVVAATGFASRGLTWAALAGDMIAGQLCGEPSILERDLQAAVAPR, via the coding sequence ATGTTTGAACCACGCAGTGTTGCTTATCAGCCCCTGAAGCCGGCCGCGCCGGCAACGGACGCGCGCGGCGTTCCGTACAGCCTTGAATATGACGATGTCTACCATCCGGTGGCCGGCGCTTTCGCCCAGGCCCATTACGTATTCCTGGACGGCAATGGCCTGCCTGGGCGTTGGCGCGGCCGTCATCAATACACGGTATGCGAGACCGGTTTCGGCCTGGGTGTGAATTTCCTGACGCTGTGGCGCGCATGGCGGGAGGACGCGCGGCGGCCGGCGCGCCTGCATGTCGTTTCATTCGAAGCGCATCCGTTGCCGGTGGACCATCTGTCCGCCATGCTGGACCGGATCGCACCCGACGCCGCCGCACGGGATCTTGCCGGGCAGCTCGCCGCACGCTGGCCGCCGCTCTTGCCGGGCATCCATCGGCTCGAGTTCGAAGCCGGGCGTGTCACGCTTACGCTCGCCTTCGGGGACGCGGGCGTCATGGTGCCGGCGCTGCCCTTCGCCGCGGATGCGTTTTTCCTGGATGGTTTTGCGCCGTCGCGCAATCCTGCGATGTGGACGCCGGAACTTCTGGCCGCGCTGGCGAATCACGCCGTGGCCGGCGCGACGGCCGCTACGTGGTGTAGCGCGGGCGCCGTACGCCGCGGTCTGCAGGATGTCGGGTTCCGCGTCGATCGCCGTCCCGGCTTTGCCGGCAAGACGCATATGACGGTCGCAGTGCGCGAGGCGGGCGGCCAGGTCGCCGCCCCGCTACCGCCGTCGCATGTCGCCGTCGTCGGGGGCGGAATCGCTGGCGCGGCGATCGCGCATGCCCTGAGCCTGCGCGACGTTGCCGTGACGGTTTTCGAAAAATCCGGCTCCGCATCCGTCCATCAGGACCACGCGGCCGCCGCGGTGACGCCGCTGGTTGCGCGCGACGATAACGTGCGCGCCCGTCTTTCGCGCGCGGGTAGTCTGCGCGCCGCCGCCCGATGGGGCGAACTGCCGGTGCACGCACGACCGTGGCGCTGCGGAACCCTGCAGCTCGCGCGGGATGCCGGCCGCGCCGCGGACGCGGCTTCCATACTTGCGGCGCTCCGATTCCCTGCCACCTGGGTGCGCGGAGTCGATGCAGGGGAAGCCAGCGACCTGGCTGGCCTGTCGGTCTCGCGAGGAGGCCTGTATTTTGCCGCCGGCATGCTGGTGCGTCCGCACGCGCTGATCGGCGAGCTGCGCAGGTCCCCGGGCGTCCGCCAGGTGACGGCGAACATCTCCCGGCTGGCCCCGCACGCGGGCCGATGGCAGCTGTATACGGATACGGACGAGGTGGCGGGCGAGGCGCCGGTGGTCGTGTTGGCAAATGCCGTGGGCGCCCGAGCCGTCCTGCGGGCCAGTGGCCTGCTCGCCCCCTTGTCCCGCATGGACCAGATGCATGCCCTGGCGGGCGAGGTGACCGCGCTGCCGGCGCACGCATTGCATGGCGGCCCCCGCTGCATCATAGGCGGCGAAGGCTATTTGCTGCCCGCCGTGGAGGGCTGGTGCGTTGCCGGCAGCACCTATGCCCATGGAGCCGTCGACAGCGCAGTGACGGAGGCAGGGCAGGGCGTGAACCTGGCCAAGGCGGCAGGGCTGCTGGGGCAAGTGGACGCCCGCGCCCTGCTCGCCCTGGCGCCGGGGAGCCTGCCCGGATGGGCTGGGTGGCGTGCCGTACTGCCCGGACGGCTCCCGGCCATCGGGACATTGCCGCATGCGCCGGGCGTAGTGGCGGCCACCGGTTTCGCGTCGCGTGGGCTCACTTGGGCCGCACTGGCGGGCGATATGATCGCCGGCCAATTATGCGGCGAGCCCTCGATACTGGAGCGGGATCTGCAAGCAGCGGTCGCGCCGCGGTGA